From Verrucomicrobiota bacterium, a single genomic window includes:
- a CDS encoding PA0069 family radical SAM protein → MDGQVSIPHRGAADNPPNRFEPIHLERDADWNPDEDPLPRTQFLKDRSSTIIATNDSPDIGFEASINPYRGCEHGCIYCYARPFHEYLGFSSGLDFETKIMVKENAPELLRRELASPKWNPKVIAMSGVTDCYQPVERKLRLTRRCLEVLANFRNPVAIVTKNFLVTRDLDLLADLARHQAVAVFISLTTLDTELRKVMEPRTSPPAARLAAVRALRDAGIPTGVFIAPVIPGLTDHEIPALIATAVQAGAQFAGHVTLRLPHAVAPLFEQWLTQHFPEKKDKVLNRIRALRGGKLNDAQFGSRMTGEGIFAGQIEKMFDVACRKAGIGDQSPTLSTAAFRRPDGNQLSLFT, encoded by the coding sequence ATGGACGGACAAGTTTCCATTCCCCATCGCGGTGCGGCGGACAATCCGCCAAACCGTTTCGAGCCAATCCATCTCGAACGTGACGCGGACTGGAATCCGGACGAAGACCCGTTGCCTCGCACACAGTTTCTCAAAGACCGCAGCAGCACCATCATCGCCACCAACGACAGTCCCGACATCGGTTTCGAGGCGAGCATCAATCCGTATCGCGGTTGCGAGCACGGCTGCATCTACTGCTACGCGCGGCCGTTCCACGAGTATCTTGGATTTTCATCGGGCCTGGACTTCGAGACGAAGATCATGGTCAAAGAAAACGCGCCGGAGCTTTTGCGCCGCGAACTCGCTTCGCCCAAATGGAATCCCAAAGTCATTGCGATGAGCGGCGTGACGGATTGCTACCAACCGGTGGAAAGAAAACTCAGACTCACCCGGCGCTGCCTCGAAGTGCTGGCGAACTTTCGGAATCCGGTCGCCATCGTCACCAAGAACTTTCTCGTCACGCGCGACCTTGACCTGCTCGCCGACCTGGCGCGACATCAAGCCGTCGCCGTGTTCATTTCCCTCACGACGCTGGACACCGAACTGCGCAAAGTCATGGAGCCGCGCACGTCACCGCCGGCGGCGCGGCTGGCGGCGGTGCGCGCGTTGCGCGATGCCGGTATTCCGACGGGCGTGTTCATTGCGCCGGTCATTCCGGGATTGACCGATCACGAAATCCCAGCGCTCATTGCCACCGCTGTGCAAGCGGGCGCGCAGTTCGCCGGCCATGTGACGCTGCGCCTGCCCCACGCCGTCGCGCCGCTTTTCGAGCAATGGCTGACGCAGCATTTCCCGGAGAAGAAGGACAAGGTGCTGAATCGCATCCGCGCGCTGCGGGGCGGCAAACTTAACGACGCGCAATTCGGCTCGCGCATGACCGGCGAAGGAATTTTTGCCGGGCAAATCGAAAAAATGTTCGATGTGGCCTGCCGCAAAGCGGGCATCGGCGATCAGTCGCCGACGCTTTCAACCGCCGCGTTTCGCCGCCCTGACGGCAACCAGCTTTCGCTGTTCACCTGA
- a CDS encoding Uma2 family endonuclease — protein MTTATLPRPKTKRLWTYDEMVADLPETNLPVELWNGEIILSPAPHPDHQRIVARFYKKLDRFVEQRKLGEVLFGPIEVVLTQHRVVQPDVLFVSKARKDIIKSHVNGVPDLAMEVISEGSWQRDRIQKKALYEQFGLPEYWIVDPDSQTIEIFVLVKGSYQLHSKTSGAESARSKLLAGFAVAFSELLR, from the coding sequence ATGACAACCGCAACCCTGCCACGACCCAAAACGAAACGTCTCTGGACTTACGACGAGATGGTTGCGGATTTGCCGGAAACCAACCTACCCGTCGAGCTTTGGAATGGAGAAATCATCCTGTCGCCTGCACCGCATCCTGATCATCAAAGAATTGTTGCCAGGTTTTACAAGAAACTGGACCGCTTCGTTGAGCAGCGCAAACTCGGCGAGGTTCTGTTCGGTCCGATTGAGGTGGTGCTAACCCAGCATCGGGTCGTGCAACCCGACGTGTTGTTCGTCTCTAAAGCCCGAAAGGATATCATCAAAAGCCATGTGAATGGCGTGCCTGATCTGGCAATGGAAGTCATTTCCGAGGGAAGCTGGCAGCGCGACCGCATCCAGAAGAAAGCGCTCTATGAGCAATTTGGTTTGCCGGAGTATTGGATCGTGGACCCGGACAGCCAGACCATTGAAATCTTCGTTCTCGTGAAAGGCAGCTACCAACTGCACAGCAAAACTTCGGGCGCCGAATCCGCACGGTCAAAATTGCTGGCGGGTTTTGCCGTCGCGTTCAGCGAGTTGCTGCGCTAA